One segment of Nocardioides sp. QY071 DNA contains the following:
- a CDS encoding PDR/VanB family oxidoreductase, giving the protein MKLLVRSLRWESDGVVSVELETADGSQLPSWEPGAHIDLALPNGLERQYSLCGVPGEGYWRIAVLREARGRGGSEWIHQSLRVGTTLEANGPLNHFELEEGPSYLFVAGGIGVTPILPMLGALSARGAEWRLLYGGRSGASMAFVSQVSDYGERVQIAPQDEVGLLDLTIIDKTSPETLVYCCGPAPLIDAVAARCAAVGRELRVERFAPAISAEAARQGDGFEVVLERSGLVLEVSDGESILDVVEGAGVWPPSSCLEGTCGTCETKVLAGAVDHRDSILTEGERQTGQTMMICVSRAASRRLVLDL; this is encoded by the coding sequence ATGAAGCTCCTCGTCCGATCGCTTCGCTGGGAATCCGACGGAGTTGTCTCTGTCGAGCTGGAGACGGCCGATGGAAGCCAGCTCCCCTCATGGGAGCCGGGGGCTCATATCGATCTTGCCCTGCCCAACGGCCTCGAGCGTCAGTACTCGCTGTGCGGTGTCCCTGGCGAGGGCTACTGGAGGATCGCGGTACTACGCGAGGCCCGTGGACGAGGCGGATCGGAGTGGATTCATCAGTCCCTTCGGGTCGGTACCACGCTCGAAGCGAACGGCCCGCTGAACCACTTCGAGCTGGAGGAGGGGCCCTCCTATCTATTCGTCGCCGGAGGTATCGGCGTCACGCCGATCCTGCCGATGCTCGGAGCTCTGTCCGCACGCGGCGCAGAGTGGCGCCTCCTCTACGGCGGCCGAAGCGGCGCCTCGATGGCATTCGTCTCACAGGTCTCGGATTACGGCGAACGAGTCCAGATCGCACCGCAGGATGAGGTTGGTCTGCTGGACCTAACGATCATCGACAAGACCTCGCCGGAAACCCTGGTCTACTGCTGCGGCCCGGCGCCATTGATCGACGCCGTCGCGGCGCGCTGCGCGGCGGTGGGCCGTGAGCTGAGGGTCGAGCGTTTCGCGCCCGCCATCTCTGCGGAGGCCGCGCGCCAAGGCGACGGCTTCGAAGTAGTGCTGGAGCGGTCGGGGTTGGTACTCGAGGTCAGCGATGGCGAATCGATCCTCGACGTGGTTGAAGGAGCCGGAGTCTGGCCGCCGTCCTCGTGTTTGGAAGGAACCTGCGGCACGTGTGAAACCAAGGTGCTCGCCGGGGCGGTCGACCACCGCGACAGCATCCTGACCGAGGGCGAGCGACAGACCGGCCAGACGATGATGATCTGTGTCAGCCGAGCTGCTTCAAGGCGGCTCGTGCTCGATCTGTAG
- a CDS encoding Rieske 2Fe-2S domain-containing protein, with the protein MTTRPADHQGSAYHFTPGSPHEHLTKVGRGTPMGEVLRRYWQPVGLSEQVTQRPENVRILDEDLILFRDGSGRPGLLYPRCCHRGASLYYGGIEEQGIRCCYHGWVFDVEGRCLEQPCEPELGLHRDRVRQPWYPVLERYGIVWAYLGPPEKKPVLPRYDVFEDLPEGQHVFADDSGFSGGGPAFLDFNWLSHWENVLDPFHVPILHARFSGNQFVPEMAVIPEVTFSYLDDGLRIQSIRDLKDGRRLRRVTEAVFPNLRVVPDVKLTTFDAPCEILGWVVPVDDEAFKIFTLFRAESADRLQQMRGTFAGKRWAELTPEEHQRMPGDYEAQSSQGKTSLHSDDHLTTTDQGVTMLRRMMARVAAAVEAGEDPPGVIHDEADSLVHIRAGNFFEAAPAPSE; encoded by the coding sequence ATGACCACGCGTCCCGCCGACCACCAGGGTTCGGCCTACCACTTCACGCCGGGTTCTCCCCACGAACACCTCACCAAAGTGGGACGTGGCACTCCGATGGGCGAGGTGCTGCGGCGCTACTGGCAGCCGGTCGGCCTCTCCGAGCAGGTCACCCAGCGTCCCGAGAATGTCCGGATCCTCGACGAGGACCTCATTCTGTTCCGGGACGGTTCGGGCCGGCCAGGACTGCTCTACCCGCGGTGCTGCCACCGCGGCGCTTCGCTGTACTACGGAGGCATCGAGGAGCAGGGCATTCGTTGCTGCTACCACGGCTGGGTCTTCGACGTCGAGGGCCGCTGCCTGGAGCAGCCGTGCGAACCCGAGCTCGGACTTCACCGCGACCGGGTCCGACAGCCCTGGTACCCGGTTCTCGAGCGCTACGGCATCGTCTGGGCCTACCTCGGCCCGCCGGAGAAGAAGCCCGTCCTGCCGCGGTACGACGTCTTTGAGGACCTGCCTGAGGGTCAGCACGTGTTTGCGGACGACTCCGGCTTCTCCGGCGGCGGCCCGGCCTTCCTCGACTTCAACTGGCTTTCGCACTGGGAGAACGTCCTGGACCCGTTCCACGTGCCGATCCTCCACGCACGATTCAGTGGCAACCAGTTCGTTCCCGAGATGGCCGTCATCCCTGAGGTGACCTTCTCCTATCTCGACGACGGTCTGCGGATCCAGTCGATTCGCGATCTCAAAGACGGACGGCGACTGCGCCGGGTCACCGAAGCTGTCTTCCCGAACTTGCGCGTCGTCCCCGATGTCAAGCTCACGACCTTCGACGCGCCGTGCGAGATCCTCGGCTGGGTCGTCCCGGTGGATGACGAGGCGTTCAAGATCTTCACCCTCTTCCGCGCTGAATCTGCCGACCGCCTCCAGCAGATGAGGGGGACATTCGCCGGCAAGCGGTGGGCCGAGCTCACTCCCGAGGAGCACCAGCGGATGCCCGGTGACTACGAGGCGCAGAGCAGCCAGGGCAAGACGAGCCTGCACTCGGACGACCACCTCACGACCACCGACCAGGGTGTGACCATGCTCCGTCGCATGATGGCCCGCGTCGCTGCGGCAGTTGAGGCCGGTGAGGACCCGCCCGGTGTCATCCACGATGAGGCTGACTCGTTGGTCCACATCCGCGCGGGCAACTTCTTCGAGGCTGCCCCTGCTCCGAGCGAGTGA
- a CDS encoding SDR family oxidoreductase, with amino-acid sequence MAYVVTGATGGVGRFVAEELSRRGAEPVRLIVRDADRAAQIPGAEVVEAEWDDAAALEKALREGDRVFMVSLPQSPDERTRLQGSFIDAAAKAGVERIVYLSFMLPSPTAIFHHARSHHTAEEALRASGVPWVFIRNGMYSDHLPGWFDEDGICRVPVGDGRISFSYRRELAEAIAITMMEDGHLNKIYDVTGSEALTMDEIAECASSVSGDTYTYQPASIDHWLGEYAKEDLNQDQITWRLSEFEAQERGELAVVSDDYRKLTGKDPLTVRQILERHVDDLPLSGRHD; translated from the coding sequence ATGGCTTACGTTGTTACGGGTGCGACCGGAGGAGTCGGCCGCTTTGTCGCTGAGGAGCTCAGTCGTCGTGGCGCTGAGCCCGTTCGGCTCATCGTGCGGGACGCCGATCGCGCCGCACAGATCCCCGGCGCGGAGGTGGTCGAAGCCGAATGGGACGACGCCGCCGCTCTCGAGAAGGCGCTGCGAGAGGGGGACCGGGTGTTCATGGTCTCCTTGCCCCAGTCGCCCGACGAGCGCACTCGGCTTCAGGGGAGCTTCATCGATGCGGCCGCCAAGGCCGGCGTCGAGCGCATCGTGTACCTATCGTTCATGCTGCCGTCGCCGACCGCGATCTTCCACCATGCGCGGTCCCACCACACGGCTGAAGAGGCACTGCGCGCATCCGGTGTTCCGTGGGTGTTCATTCGAAACGGCATGTACTCCGATCACCTGCCCGGATGGTTCGACGAAGACGGAATCTGCCGGGTGCCTGTCGGGGACGGTCGGATCTCCTTCTCCTACCGTCGGGAACTCGCCGAGGCCATCGCCATCACCATGATGGAGGACGGTCACCTCAACAAGATCTACGACGTCACGGGTTCCGAGGCGCTGACGATGGACGAGATCGCGGAGTGTGCGTCTTCGGTCAGTGGCGACACCTACACCTATCAGCCGGCGTCCATCGACCACTGGCTGGGGGAGTACGCGAAGGAGGACCTGAACCAGGACCAGATCACCTGGCGCCTCTCTGAGTTCGAGGCACAGGAGCGCGGTGAGCTCGCGGTGGTGAGCGATGACTACCGCAAGCTCACGGGCAAGGATCCGTTGACCGTTCGCCAGATCCTCGAGCGCCATGTCGACGACTTGCCACTCTCGGGTCGTCATGACTGA
- a CDS encoding CocE/NonD family hydrolase: MTEFKTTVETFGPAPVDPRAEQFEVRTRDGITLATDVYLCQDTTPKPVILVRLPYDKSGRYTFMSQLAETINERGFVLVAQDVRGKFRSTGETMPCTSEMADGYDTLEWLSRQAWCDGNVGMFGDSYYGYTQWAAAASGHHALKAIAPGVTSAELSLQRKRLPGAVFPLIQSDYVSHVWVDNNIHEFDVDWSIRPLANVFDEAFGQIGTRSGAFDNVVNTWDDPTVAGANWPTHPFRGSRIPVLHQVAWFDNVSPLSMRDYVTISAIEDRTSLQFLTADSRDHENYHLRDVPISPELDHGEDDAALARLIPLYLAPALDFFDWTLRGLDRPVDLAQVRWHLGHDGWHQADTWPPPGAEELVLHLVGEGSATSAEGGALSEKADAGRASVQWTHDPNNMVPSMVGDSFAFLREYPDESRVHDRPDVLTFTSEARSTPLDLAGPIHLRVKVGSSGSAMQVHAKLLDVSPDGTAHMITRGQVTIDSPDPDVLSEVYLGHTGYRLRPGHRLRIHLASSDFPLFLWLPGTGENPWQATRTQANQQTLITGGTTPSNLTLTVLSN, from the coding sequence ATGACTGAGTTCAAGACAACGGTCGAAACATTCGGACCCGCACCGGTCGATCCTCGCGCCGAGCAGTTCGAGGTGCGCACCCGCGACGGCATCACCTTGGCTACCGACGTCTACCTGTGCCAGGACACCACTCCGAAGCCGGTGATCCTCGTGCGGCTTCCGTACGACAAGTCTGGCCGCTACACCTTCATGTCGCAGCTCGCTGAGACCATCAACGAGCGCGGGTTCGTACTGGTCGCCCAGGACGTGCGAGGAAAGTTCCGCTCCACGGGCGAGACGATGCCTTGCACGAGCGAGATGGCAGACGGCTACGACACCTTGGAGTGGCTGTCGCGCCAAGCATGGTGCGACGGGAACGTCGGGATGTTCGGTGACTCCTACTACGGGTATACCCAGTGGGCTGCGGCGGCCAGTGGGCACCACGCGCTCAAGGCGATCGCACCAGGAGTCACGTCCGCCGAGTTGTCGCTGCAACGCAAGCGGCTCCCGGGCGCGGTGTTCCCACTGATCCAGTCCGACTACGTCTCCCATGTCTGGGTCGACAACAACATTCACGAGTTCGACGTCGACTGGAGCATTCGGCCGCTCGCCAACGTCTTCGACGAGGCGTTCGGGCAGATCGGAACGCGCTCGGGCGCGTTCGACAACGTCGTGAACACCTGGGACGACCCGACTGTCGCCGGCGCGAACTGGCCCACCCATCCGTTTCGCGGCAGCCGCATCCCTGTCCTTCACCAGGTTGCGTGGTTCGACAATGTCTCTCCCCTGTCGATGCGCGATTACGTCACGATCTCTGCGATCGAGGACCGGACGAGCCTCCAGTTCCTCACTGCAGACTCGCGGGACCACGAGAACTACCATCTCCGTGATGTTCCGATCAGCCCCGAACTGGACCACGGGGAGGACGACGCCGCGCTAGCCCGGCTCATTCCCCTGTACCTCGCGCCGGCCCTCGACTTCTTCGACTGGACGCTTCGAGGACTCGACCGTCCCGTTGACCTCGCTCAAGTGCGTTGGCACTTGGGCCACGACGGTTGGCACCAGGCTGACACCTGGCCCCCGCCGGGCGCTGAGGAGCTTGTCCTTCACCTCGTAGGAGAAGGATCAGCGACGTCAGCCGAAGGCGGTGCGCTCTCGGAGAAGGCTGACGCAGGCCGAGCCAGCGTTCAGTGGACACACGACCCGAACAACATGGTGCCGTCGATGGTCGGCGACTCGTTCGCGTTCTTGCGAGAGTACCCCGACGAGTCCCGAGTTCACGATCGTCCGGACGTGCTCACCTTCACCTCCGAGGCCCGCAGCACGCCGCTCGACCTGGCCGGTCCGATCCACCTGAGGGTCAAGGTTGGTTCCAGCGGCTCCGCCATGCAGGTACACGCGAAGCTCCTGGACGTCTCGCCCGACGGCACAGCGCACATGATCACCCGAGGTCAGGTCACCATCGATTCACCGGATCCGGACGTGCTCTCCGAGGTCTACCTGGGCCACACCGGGTACCGCCTGCGACCGGGGCACCGCCTCCGCATCCACCTCGCGTCGAGCGACTTCCCGTTGTTCCTGTGGCTTCCCGGTACGGGCGAGAACCCGTGGCAGGCAACACGGACCCAGGCAAACCAACAAACGTTGATCACCGGAGGTACGACGCCGTCGAACCTGACGCTGACGGTCCTCTCCAACTGA
- a CDS encoding amidase: MDLHYLSATDALKLFRSKELSPVELMTAIIERAEAVEPVVNALCHTFFDEALEQARQSEARYARGGVDARPLDGISLAVKEHEPIAGQPWTQASLLYREEIATETSCFVQRAIDAGAIVHARATGPEFGAAVLTRSKIWGPTRNPWNPMYDVGGSSGGSGAALAAGTATLATGSDLGGSIRIPASFTGVVGYKPPFGRVPSEPTGNHDTYLHYGPMARTVEDAILLENVIAGPDDSDIVSLRPKLELPLTFPSVEGMRIALSVDFGGWAVDPDVRRNTLDMADVLRAAGAIVDEVPLNLPRDEVNRAAGIHISTLRLSDGSWDDFIELNRELISNELIWTSGRHRSHGKGGTVEDGWELEQKLYRELTSKVFASYDALICPTVATSGLLADEDYPDDYRVKVDGQALEGPFDAMMTMPFNVMSRVPAISVPSGFSANGVPTGLQIVGPTYSDEVVFRVAAAVEQLRPWLDDPCRRPKEFNA, translated from the coding sequence ATGGACCTGCACTACCTGAGCGCAACCGATGCGTTGAAGCTGTTCCGCAGCAAGGAGCTGTCCCCGGTCGAACTCATGACCGCCATCATCGAGCGCGCCGAGGCCGTCGAGCCGGTCGTCAACGCTCTGTGCCACACCTTTTTCGACGAGGCTCTCGAACAGGCCCGTCAGTCCGAAGCGCGCTACGCCCGTGGAGGCGTGGACGCTCGCCCTCTCGACGGCATCTCACTGGCGGTGAAGGAACATGAGCCGATCGCCGGTCAACCCTGGACGCAGGCCTCTCTGCTCTACCGCGAAGAGATCGCGACCGAGACCTCCTGCTTCGTGCAGCGAGCCATCGACGCCGGCGCCATCGTCCACGCTCGTGCGACCGGCCCGGAGTTCGGTGCGGCTGTCCTGACCCGTTCCAAGATCTGGGGTCCGACACGCAACCCGTGGAACCCGATGTACGACGTCGGCGGCTCCTCCGGCGGCTCCGGAGCTGCTCTGGCCGCAGGGACCGCAACCCTTGCCACCGGATCGGACCTCGGCGGGTCGATCCGCATCCCTGCATCCTTCACCGGGGTCGTCGGATACAAGCCGCCGTTCGGTCGCGTTCCGTCCGAGCCGACCGGCAATCACGACACGTACCTGCACTACGGCCCGATGGCTCGCACCGTCGAGGATGCCATCCTGCTCGAGAACGTGATCGCCGGCCCGGACGACTCCGACATCGTCTCGCTACGGCCGAAGCTCGAACTGCCGCTGACCTTCCCATCGGTGGAGGGCATGCGTATTGCGCTGTCCGTCGACTTCGGCGGGTGGGCAGTGGACCCGGACGTGCGGCGCAACACACTCGACATGGCAGACGTACTGCGGGCCGCCGGCGCGATCGTCGATGAGGTTCCGTTGAACCTGCCGCGCGATGAGGTCAACCGCGCTGCCGGCATCCACATCAGCACCCTCCGTTTGTCGGACGGGTCCTGGGACGACTTCATCGAGTTGAACCGTGAGCTCATCTCCAACGAGCTCATCTGGACGTCCGGCCGTCACCGCTCGCACGGAAAGGGCGGCACAGTCGAGGACGGCTGGGAGCTTGAGCAGAAGCTGTACCGCGAACTCACGTCGAAGGTGTTCGCGTCGTACGACGCGCTCATCTGTCCGACGGTCGCCACCTCGGGCCTTCTGGCTGACGAGGACTACCCCGACGACTACCGGGTCAAGGTGGATGGACAGGCTCTCGAGGGTCCGTTCGACGCCATGATGACCATGCCGTTCAACGTCATGAGCCGGGTCCCGGCCATCAGCGTGCCCTCAGGATTCTCCGCGAACGGCGTACCGACCGGCCTGCAGATCGTAGGTCCGACCTACAGCGATGAGGTCGTCTTCCGCGTCGCCGCTGCCGTCGAGCAGCTGCGGCCGTGGCTTGACGATCCCTGCCGGCGACCCAAGGAGTTCAACGCATGA
- a CDS encoding long-chain fatty acid--CoA ligase has translation MHLLPSSGNFGLGTWPLRRARIAPDAVALSQGSRVVTWGQLADRTARLAAALEALGVARGERVAYLGPNDVAIFETFFATAQVGAVFVPLNTRLAAAELQYMLRDCDPAVLVVDDEIGFDPSDLVTGGATRIISKSDLDALIETHEPGAPVAPLPLDDPALFLFTSGTTGRAKAAMLTHSNILWNTFNQLAHIDFLSTDRALCVAPLFHSVGFGQITLPVLFKGGRVELLAKFDPAAMLETIEKLKITGFAAVPTILQMLAEHPSWNDADLSSLRHVNFGGSPANERVIREWQKRGVMLQQGYGMTEAGPGVLMASAEGGLDRPMAAGIPHFFTDIAHVGGDGHAAPVDNTPRELIVRGPHVFAGYWRRPEESAAEVVDGEWFRTGDVLRFEDGWGYVVDRIKDVIISGAENIYPAEVEAVLAAAPGVRSAAVVGVPDDRWGEVGLAYVEALPGFELDPEDVLTYARSRLAKYKVPTQVHVVPQLPRNASGKLLRHTLREQNANPSDLSVASSPEGTP, from the coding sequence ATGCATCTCCTGCCCAGTTCAGGCAACTTCGGCCTCGGCACGTGGCCGCTTCGAAGAGCGCGGATCGCGCCCGACGCGGTGGCCCTGAGTCAGGGGAGTCGAGTCGTCACGTGGGGCCAGCTGGCGGATCGCACCGCTCGCCTGGCCGCCGCCCTCGAGGCCTTAGGTGTAGCCCGCGGCGAGCGTGTTGCCTACCTGGGACCCAACGACGTCGCGATCTTCGAGACGTTCTTCGCAACTGCACAGGTCGGCGCCGTGTTCGTACCGCTGAACACCCGGCTCGCGGCGGCTGAGCTGCAGTACATGCTCCGTGACTGCGACCCCGCCGTGCTGGTGGTCGACGACGAGATCGGATTCGATCCGTCCGATCTCGTGACGGGCGGAGCGACTCGGATCATCTCGAAGTCTGACCTCGACGCATTGATCGAGACACACGAGCCGGGCGCACCGGTGGCCCCCCTGCCGTTGGACGACCCTGCCCTTTTCCTGTTCACCAGCGGCACCACCGGGCGTGCCAAAGCAGCGATGCTGACTCACTCGAACATCCTTTGGAACACCTTCAACCAACTGGCTCACATCGACTTCTTAAGCACCGACCGAGCGCTGTGCGTAGCTCCTCTGTTCCACTCGGTCGGATTCGGCCAGATCACGCTGCCGGTCCTGTTCAAAGGCGGGCGGGTCGAGCTTCTCGCAAAGTTCGACCCCGCCGCGATGCTCGAGACCATTGAGAAGCTCAAGATCACCGGATTCGCGGCGGTTCCGACGATCCTGCAGATGCTTGCAGAGCACCCCTCCTGGAACGACGCCGATCTGTCGTCTCTTCGCCACGTCAATTTCGGCGGGTCACCCGCAAATGAACGCGTCATACGCGAGTGGCAGAAGCGTGGCGTCATGTTGCAGCAGGGCTACGGCATGACCGAAGCCGGGCCGGGAGTACTGATGGCGTCCGCCGAAGGAGGCCTCGACAGACCGATGGCCGCAGGAATACCCCACTTCTTCACCGACATCGCGCATGTGGGCGGGGACGGCCACGCGGCGCCGGTCGACAACACTCCTCGAGAGCTCATCGTGCGAGGACCCCACGTCTTCGCCGGCTACTGGCGCCGGCCCGAGGAGTCTGCGGCTGAAGTCGTTGACGGCGAGTGGTTCCGGACGGGCGATGTCCTTCGCTTCGAGGACGGCTGGGGATACGTCGTCGACCGGATCAAGGACGTCATCATCTCCGGCGCGGAGAACATCTACCCCGCTGAAGTCGAGGCCGTCCTCGCAGCCGCGCCGGGTGTCCGGTCAGCTGCCGTCGTGGGCGTTCCAGATGACCGGTGGGGTGAGGTCGGACTCGCCTACGTCGAGGCACTCCCCGGCTTCGAGCTCGACCCCGAAGATGTCCTGACCTACGCACGTTCCCGACTGGCGAAGTACAAGGTTCCGACGCAGGTGCACGTCGTACCACAGTTGCCACGAAACGCCTCCGGCAAGTTGCTTCGCCACACGCTCCGCGAACAGAACGCGAACCCCTCAGACCTCAGCGTCGCCAGCAGTCCGGAAGGAACCCCATGA
- a CDS encoding crotonase/enoyl-CoA hydratase family protein: MIESASTSESPVPAQEEHAPALPSSLQLERRGPVAVLTLARQHKRNALDDATVLGLEAFFCSPPEWARAVVLRGEGKHFSAGLDLNELRRRDLLESLTHSRMWHRAFSAIEFGSLPVIAVLSGAVIGGGLELAASAHIRVAEPSAFFALPEGQRGLFVGGGGAVRLPRLIGAAKMADMMLTGRVLRGDEAERVGLVQYTVAEGDGFAKALELAEAVAQVSPITTLAVLHALPRIADIDRDTGLFMEALVASAASSSHEAQHLMAEFLEGRAKKVGR; the protein is encoded by the coding sequence ATGATCGAGTCGGCCTCCACCTCCGAGAGCCCGGTACCCGCGCAGGAAGAACACGCTCCCGCGCTTCCGTCGTCGCTTCAGCTCGAGCGCCGCGGCCCAGTCGCTGTCCTGACACTCGCGCGTCAGCACAAGCGGAACGCCCTGGATGACGCCACCGTGCTGGGCCTCGAGGCGTTCTTCTGCTCGCCCCCCGAGTGGGCGCGCGCAGTCGTGCTCCGCGGGGAGGGGAAGCACTTCTCTGCTGGCTTGGACCTCAATGAACTCCGACGGCGCGACCTTCTGGAGAGCCTCACCCATTCACGCATGTGGCACCGGGCATTCAGCGCGATCGAGTTCGGGAGTCTCCCGGTCATTGCCGTCCTCAGTGGTGCCGTCATCGGCGGCGGCCTCGAACTCGCCGCGTCGGCCCACATCCGAGTCGCCGAGCCCAGCGCGTTCTTCGCCCTTCCCGAAGGCCAGCGGGGCCTGTTCGTCGGCGGCGGCGGAGCGGTCCGCCTGCCGCGCCTGATCGGCGCAGCAAAGATGGCAGACATGATGCTGACCGGCCGAGTACTTCGAGGCGACGAAGCGGAGCGCGTGGGCCTTGTCCAGTACACGGTCGCCGAAGGCGACGGTTTCGCCAAGGCGCTGGAGCTCGCAGAGGCCGTGGCACAGGTGTCCCCGATCACCACTCTCGCCGTGCTCCATGCTCTGCCGCGGATCGCCGACATCGACCGCGACACGGGCCTGTTCATGGAAGCTTTGGTGGCCTCCGCCGCGTCGAGCAGCCACGAGGCGCAGCACCTGATGGCCGAGTTCCTTGAAGGTCGCGCCAAGAAGGTCGGTCGATGA
- a CDS encoding acetoacetate--CoA ligase, whose amino-acid sequence MSETEALEVLWTPTDWRTNSRVGEFARWVETRTGTDLSDYDALWKWSVTDLDGFWSSIWDYFGVQSSTARGAAIADRSMPGAQWFPGARINYARHLLEDADLTRRLDSRVAVVGESQTRARTELTFQQLRTEVGRVRAGLRELGVGRGDRVVAYLPNIPETLIAYLATTSLGAIWASCAPEFGARSVIDRFGQIDPKVLFTVTGYTYGDKHVDRESEVAAITTGLPSVQSVVHVSYLGMAPPGSLDWNDLGAGLDCEPAYDDVPFDHPLCVLFSSGTTGQPKAIVHGHGGILLEHLKNHALSWDLGEEDRLQWFSTTAWMMWNAMASALLVRCSIVMIDGHPAWPDANYQWNLAASTSATVLGMSPGLVMESRKQGIRPARDFDLANLRELACAGSPLPAEGYRWIYAELGDVLLNVGSGGTDVCSGIVQGCPALPVWAGEISGRCLGVAADAFDDNGTPVVGELGELVITEPMPSMPVGFWNDADDTRLRGTYFDQFPEVWRHGDWIRFTADGSCAITGRSDATLNRGGVRLGTSDFYNVVEELPRVADSLVVHLEDAEGGNGELLLFVVAPDGLSDDLRHEIRSALRTALSPRHLPDAIIEVRAVPRNRTGKKLELPAKRILQGRSLDEVASRETLADPTSLDAFVALFAERAHSA is encoded by the coding sequence ATGAGCGAAACGGAGGCACTTGAGGTTCTCTGGACACCAACCGATTGGAGAACGAACTCGCGCGTCGGCGAGTTCGCGCGCTGGGTCGAGACTCGCACGGGTACCGACCTCTCGGACTACGATGCTCTCTGGAAGTGGTCCGTCACCGACCTCGACGGTTTCTGGTCCTCCATCTGGGACTACTTCGGGGTGCAGAGCAGCACCGCACGCGGCGCAGCGATCGCTGACCGCTCGATGCCCGGCGCACAGTGGTTCCCGGGCGCGCGGATCAACTACGCGCGACACCTCCTTGAAGACGCAGACCTGACCCGCCGGTTGGATTCGCGTGTCGCTGTCGTCGGTGAGTCGCAAACTCGTGCCCGTACTGAGCTGACGTTCCAGCAGCTGCGCACGGAGGTCGGACGGGTCCGGGCCGGTCTGCGCGAACTCGGTGTCGGTCGCGGCGACCGGGTGGTCGCCTACCTCCCCAACATCCCCGAGACCCTGATCGCCTATCTGGCGACCACGAGCCTGGGCGCCATCTGGGCCTCCTGTGCCCCGGAGTTCGGTGCACGCAGCGTCATCGATCGGTTCGGCCAGATCGATCCGAAGGTGCTGTTCACGGTCACCGGCTACACCTACGGCGACAAGCACGTCGACCGCGAGAGCGAAGTCGCAGCCATCACGACCGGCCTCCCGAGTGTGCAAAGCGTCGTGCATGTGTCCTACCTGGGCATGGCACCGCCAGGCTCGCTGGACTGGAACGACCTCGGAGCCGGCTTGGACTGCGAGCCCGCCTACGACGACGTCCCCTTCGACCATCCGCTCTGCGTGTTGTTCTCATCGGGCACCACGGGACAGCCGAAGGCGATCGTCCACGGCCATGGTGGAATCCTGCTTGAGCACCTCAAGAATCATGCGCTCTCCTGGGACCTCGGCGAGGAGGACCGCCTCCAGTGGTTCTCCACCACTGCATGGATGATGTGGAACGCCATGGCGTCCGCGCTGCTGGTTCGATGCTCGATCGTGATGATTGATGGTCACCCCGCTTGGCCGGATGCCAACTATCAGTGGAATCTTGCGGCCAGCACGTCAGCGACGGTCCTCGGCATGAGCCCTGGGCTTGTCATGGAGAGCAGGAAGCAGGGAATCCGCCCCGCTCGCGACTTCGACCTTGCCAATCTTCGCGAGCTCGCGTGCGCGGGCAGTCCGCTTCCGGCCGAGGGATACCGATGGATCTACGCGGAGCTGGGCGACGTACTTCTCAACGTCGGAAGCGGCGGCACGGATGTCTGCTCGGGCATCGTGCAGGGCTGCCCGGCGTTGCCGGTCTGGGCTGGAGAGATCTCCGGCCGATGCCTCGGAGTCGCGGCAGACGCGTTCGACGACAACGGCACCCCCGTCGTGGGCGAGCTTGGCGAACTGGTCATCACCGAACCCATGCCGTCGATGCCGGTCGGCTTCTGGAACGACGCGGACGACACTCGTCTCCGCGGGACCTACTTCGACCAGTTCCCCGAAGTGTGGCGACACGGCGACTGGATCCGATTCACAGCGGACGGAAGCTGTGCCATCACCGGGCGGTCGGATGCGACGCTGAACCGCGGCGGAGTCCGGCTCGGCACTTCCGACTTCTACAACGTCGTCGAGGAACTCCCCCGAGTCGCCGACAGTTTGGTCGTGCACTTGGAGGACGCCGAGGGCGGCAACGGCGAGCTGCTGCTCTTCGTGGTCGCCCCGGATGGTCTGAGTGACGATCTGCGCCACGAGATCCGCTCCGCCCTGCGGACCGCGTTGTCACCCCGTCACCTTCCGGACGCGATCATCGAGGTCCGTGCGGTCCCTCGAAACCGGACCGGGAAGAAGCTCGAACTCCCCGCGAAGCGCATTCTGCAGGGCCGTTCGCTTGACGAGGTCGCCTCTCGTGAGACCCTCGCAGATCCGACTTCTTTGGACGCGTTCGTCGCCTTGTTCGCGGAGAGAGCGCATTCGGCCTGA